A portion of the Streptomyces sp. NBC_01335 genome contains these proteins:
- a CDS encoding zinc-dependent metalloprotease, which produces MSDTPFGFGLPPEEPENGDGKKKDPIEGGQGQSGPANPFGFGPGAAGDNPFAAMFGSMNPNDLGAAFQQLGQMLSYEGGPVNWDMAKQIARQTVSQGTQDGSKDASVGPAERAAVDEALRLADHWLDGVTSLPSGAVTTVAWSRAEWVEASLPAWQQLVDPVAERVGMAMGDVLPEEMQAMAGPLIGMMRSMGGAMFGQQIGQAVGVLAGEVVGSTDIGLPLGPAGKAALLPLNVERLGRDLSVPLEEVRLYLALRESAHQRLFAHVPWLRSHLYGAVESYARGIKVDTSKLEDVVGQFDPSEPQQLQDALQQGMFQPEDTPEQKASLARLETALALVEGWVDAVVHEAAKPRLGSADALRETMRRRRASGGPAEQTFATLIGLKLRPRRLRDASRLWASLTDARGMEGRDGLWEHPDMLPTAQDLDDPDGFVHHEQLDFSELDKMLGEAASGGAAPKDTAASDAAAEDAPAKDAPAEDTTPKDATAKDATADEDGGSDGRDGSDPKGDTDR; this is translated from the coding sequence GTGAGCGACACCCCATTCGGATTCGGCCTTCCGCCGGAGGAGCCGGAGAACGGCGACGGCAAGAAGAAGGACCCCATCGAAGGTGGGCAGGGTCAGAGCGGACCGGCGAACCCGTTCGGCTTCGGTCCCGGTGCCGCCGGGGACAACCCGTTCGCGGCCATGTTCGGTTCGATGAACCCGAACGACCTGGGCGCCGCCTTCCAGCAGCTCGGCCAGATGCTGAGCTACGAGGGCGGTCCGGTCAACTGGGACATGGCCAAGCAGATCGCCCGCCAGACGGTCTCGCAGGGCACTCAGGACGGCAGCAAGGACGCGAGCGTCGGACCGGCCGAGCGGGCCGCCGTCGACGAGGCCCTGCGGCTGGCCGACCACTGGCTGGACGGCGTGACCTCGCTGCCCTCCGGCGCGGTCACCACCGTGGCCTGGAGCCGCGCGGAGTGGGTCGAGGCGTCCCTCCCGGCGTGGCAGCAGCTGGTCGACCCGGTCGCCGAGCGGGTCGGCATGGCCATGGGCGACGTACTGCCCGAGGAGATGCAGGCGATGGCCGGCCCGCTGATCGGCATGATGCGGTCGATGGGCGGCGCGATGTTCGGCCAGCAGATCGGGCAGGCGGTGGGCGTCCTCGCGGGTGAGGTCGTCGGTTCCACGGACATCGGGCTGCCGCTCGGTCCGGCGGGCAAGGCCGCGCTGCTCCCGCTGAACGTCGAGCGCCTCGGCAGGGACCTGAGCGTCCCGCTGGAGGAGGTGCGGCTGTACCTCGCCCTGCGCGAGTCCGCCCACCAGCGTCTCTTCGCGCACGTCCCGTGGCTCCGCTCCCACCTGTACGGCGCCGTCGAGTCGTACGCGCGCGGCATCAAGGTCGACACCTCCAAGCTGGAGGACGTCGTCGGGCAGTTCGACCCCTCGGAGCCCCAGCAGCTGCAGGACGCCCTTCAGCAGGGCATGTTCCAGCCGGAGGACACCCCGGAGCAGAAGGCCTCGCTGGCCCGTCTGGAGACGGCGCTCGCGCTGGTCGAGGGGTGGGTGGACGCGGTGGTCCACGAGGCGGCCAAGCCCCGTCTGGGCTCGGCGGACGCCCTGCGCGAGACGATGCGCCGGCGCCGTGCGTCCGGCGGTCCCGCGGAGCAGACCTTCGCCACGCTCATCGGGCTGAAGCTGCGCCCGCGCCGGCTGCGGGACGCCTCGCGCCTGTGGGCCTCGCTCACCGACGCCCGGGGCATGGAGGGCCGTGACGGCCTCTGGGAGCACCCGGACATGCTGCCGACCGCCCAGGACCTGGACGACCCGGACGGCTTCGTCCACCACGAGCAGCTGGACTTCTCCGAGCTCGACAAGATGCTCGGCGAGGCCGCGAGCGGCGGTGCCGCGCCCAAGGACACGGCGGCCAGCGACGCAGCGGCCGAGGACGCGCCTGCCAAGGACGCGCCCGCTGAGGACACGACGCCCAAGGACGCCACGGCCAAGGACGCCACGGCCGACGAGGACGGCGGGAGCGACGGCCGGGACGGCTCCGACCCGAAGGGCGACACGGACCGGTGA
- a CDS encoding SDR family oxidoreductase, whose translation MSSPDPQVRGARNLTDPTTGRKPEKNISGKRGPVVAITGAATGVGALLTAHLAASDEIGQVVAIDERRADVPGVTWHVLDVRDPAIAEKLRGADVVVHLAVDLDLETDAAARTAYNVRGTQTVLTAAAAVGVHRVVLCTSAMVYGALPDNDIPLSEDAELRATAEATGVGDLLEIERLGRRAPRAHPGLNVTVVRPAVLVGGTDTALTRYFESPRLLVVAGSRPTWQFCHVEDLVSALEYAALELIDGEFAVGCDGWLEQEQVEELSGVRRMELPSAVALGAAARLHRIGLTPSPAGDLAYTMHPWVVSVGRLHDAGWRPRWTNEDVLAALLEEVEGRHTLAGRRLGRKDATAAGAAGATVALLGTAALVRRARKARRRI comes from the coding sequence GTGAGTTCCCCAGATCCTCAGGTTCGCGGAGCGCGAAACCTGACCGACCCCACGACCGGCAGGAAGCCCGAGAAAAACATTTCCGGGAAGCGGGGCCCCGTCGTCGCGATCACCGGCGCGGCGACCGGAGTGGGGGCGCTGCTGACCGCGCACCTCGCCGCGTCGGACGAGATCGGGCAGGTCGTCGCGATCGACGAGCGGCGCGCGGACGTCCCCGGGGTGACCTGGCACGTCCTCGACGTGCGGGACCCCGCCATCGCCGAGAAACTGCGCGGCGCGGACGTCGTGGTGCACCTCGCCGTCGACCTCGACCTGGAGACCGACGCGGCGGCCCGTACGGCGTACAACGTGCGCGGCACCCAGACCGTGCTGACCGCCGCCGCGGCCGTGGGCGTCCACCGGGTCGTGCTCTGCACCTCCGCGATGGTCTACGGCGCCCTGCCCGACAACGACATCCCGCTCTCCGAGGACGCCGAACTCCGTGCCACGGCGGAGGCCACCGGCGTCGGCGACCTGCTGGAGATCGAACGCCTTGGCCGCCGCGCCCCGCGCGCCCACCCCGGCCTGAACGTCACCGTCGTCCGCCCGGCCGTCCTGGTCGGCGGTACGGACACCGCGCTCACCCGCTACTTCGAGTCGCCCCGGCTGCTGGTCGTGGCCGGATCGCGGCCCACCTGGCAGTTCTGCCACGTGGAGGACCTGGTCAGCGCCCTGGAGTACGCCGCGCTGGAACTGATCGACGGGGAGTTCGCGGTCGGCTGCGACGGGTGGCTGGAACAGGAGCAGGTCGAGGAGCTCAGCGGGGTACGCCGGATGGAGCTGCCCTCCGCGGTCGCACTGGGCGCCGCCGCCCGGCTGCACCGGATCGGGCTGACCCCCTCCCCGGCCGGCGACCTCGCCTACACGATGCACCCCTGGGTGGTCAGCGTGGGCCGGCTGCACGACGCCGGCTGGCGGCCCCGCTGGACCAACGAGGACGTGCTGGCCGCGCTCCTCGAAGAGGTGGAGGGCCGCCACACCCTGGCCGGCCGCCGGCTCGGCCGCAAGGACGCCACCGCGGCGGGCGCCGCCGGGGCGACGGTCGCGCTGCTCGGCACCGCCGCCCTGGTCCGCCGCGCCCGCAAGGCGCGCCGCCGGATCTGA
- a CDS encoding molybdenum cofactor biosynthesis protein MoaE has product MASLDDHPGERAAADPVRLLAIRDTPLSVDEVFRAVGDDAAGGIALFVGAVRNHDGGQDVGALGYSCHPSAEDELRRVAEKVVADFPVRALAAVHRVGELAVGDLAVVVAVACPHRAEAFDACRKLIDDLKHEVPIWKHQRFLDGTEEWVGAC; this is encoded by the coding sequence ATGGCATCTCTCGACGATCACCCCGGCGAGCGCGCGGCGGCCGACCCCGTCCGGCTCCTCGCGATCCGCGACACCCCGCTCTCCGTCGACGAGGTCTTCCGCGCGGTGGGCGACGACGCGGCCGGCGGGATCGCGCTCTTCGTCGGAGCGGTACGCAACCACGACGGGGGCCAGGACGTCGGGGCGCTCGGCTACTCCTGCCACCCGTCCGCCGAGGACGAGCTGCGCCGGGTCGCGGAGAAGGTCGTCGCGGACTTCCCGGTCCGGGCGCTGGCCGCCGTCCACCGAGTGGGTGAACTGGCCGTGGGCGATCTGGCGGTAGTGGTGGCCGTGGCCTGCCCGCACCGCGCGGAGGCGTTCGACGCCTGCCGGAAGCTGATCGACGACCTCAAGCACGAGGTGCCGATCTGGAAGCACCAGCGGTTCCTGGACGGGACCGAGGAGTGGGTCGGAGCCTGCTGA
- a CDS encoding YlbL family protein yields the protein MPRRTATMLASTLIFFALLMVGVLMPVPYAEMSPGPTVNTLGDASGEPVLKISGRKTYPTSGHLNMTTVRVTGADYSMNLFEALYGWLAHDSVIVPHDTLYPDGKTEEQSTQENAEEFSQSQESAKVAALKELGIPVTSRVIVSTVVKGGAAEGKLHAGDVIESVDGTRIKDPADVAELVSKHDPGQDVTFTVVPAERAAAAEKAGKEPEGTQDVTLTTRKADDDGRAIVGIQAGTDHTFPFDIDINLADVGGPSAGLMFSLGIVDKLTPGQLTGGKFVAGTGTIDDDGTVGPIGGITMKLIGARNAGARYFLTPDENCAAAAADTPSGLTLVRVKTMADAKKSMDKIRTGDTAALPSCSKS from the coding sequence ATGCCACGCCGCACCGCGACGATGCTCGCCTCGACCCTCATCTTCTTCGCGCTGCTCATGGTGGGCGTGCTGATGCCCGTGCCGTACGCGGAGATGTCCCCGGGGCCGACCGTCAACACCCTGGGCGACGCGAGCGGCGAGCCGGTACTGAAGATCTCCGGTCGCAAGACGTACCCGACGTCGGGGCATCTCAACATGACGACGGTCCGCGTCACTGGCGCGGACTACAGCATGAACCTGTTCGAGGCCCTGTACGGCTGGCTGGCCCACGACAGCGTGATCGTGCCGCACGACACCCTCTACCCGGACGGGAAGACCGAGGAGCAGTCGACGCAGGAGAACGCCGAGGAGTTCAGCCAGTCCCAGGAGAGCGCCAAGGTCGCCGCCCTGAAGGAGCTGGGCATCCCGGTGACCAGTCGCGTCATCGTGTCGACCGTCGTGAAGGGCGGCGCGGCCGAGGGCAAGCTGCACGCGGGCGACGTGATCGAGTCGGTGGACGGCACCCGGATCAAGGACCCGGCGGACGTCGCCGAGCTGGTGAGCAAGCACGACCCGGGCCAGGACGTGACCTTCACGGTCGTCCCGGCCGAGCGCGCCGCCGCCGCGGAGAAGGCCGGCAAGGAGCCCGAGGGCACCCAGGACGTCACCCTCACCACCCGCAAGGCGGACGACGACGGCCGCGCGATCGTCGGCATCCAGGCCGGGACCGACCACACCTTCCCGTTCGACATCGACATCAACCTCGCCGACGTCGGCGGCCCGAGCGCCGGGCTGATGTTCTCGCTCGGCATCGTCGACAAGCTCACGCCGGGTCAGCTCACCGGCGGGAAGTTCGTCGCGGGCACCGGCACCATCGACGACGACGGCACGGTCGGCCCGATCGGCGGCATCACCATGAAGCTGATCGGCGCGCGGAACGCCGGGGCGAGGTACTTCCTCACCCCCGACGAGAACTGCGCCGCCGCCGCGGCCGACACCCCGTCCGGACTCACCCTGGTCCGGGTCAAGACGATGGCCGACGCCAAGAAGTCCATGGACAAGATCCGCACCGGGGACACCGCCGCCCTGCCGAGCTGCTCCAAGAGCTGA